In a single window of the Myxococcus stipitatus genome:
- a CDS encoding glycosyltransferase family 4 protein, which produces MRRPYTLISGDFVATGGMDRANLALALWLAKQGGPVRLVAHRIADELRAFPNVRFVQVPKPANAYLLGEPLLAAAGRAWALRTRAEGGRVLANGGNCVVPGTNWVHYVHGAYASEPVGGVLRQLKGQASRRLYLGDERRALWRANVIIANSERTRADLVAATGVPDARVHVVYYGSEAERFHPVSPEERAAARVSLGWPGQRRVALFVGALGDRRKGFDTLFQAWARLNAHADWGVDLKVVGMGAQREQWEQEARAAGLSERIQFLGFRRDVPVLLSAADLLVAPTRYEAYGLGVHEALCAGLPALVSRSAGVAERYPATLRDLLLEDPDDVEGLVRALEAWKVNAESWAPHVAALSEVLRGQSWDAMAERIVEVMERFG; this is translated from the coding sequence ATGCGAAGACCCTACACCCTCATCTCCGGTGATTTCGTCGCCACGGGCGGCATGGACCGGGCGAACCTGGCGCTGGCGCTCTGGCTGGCGAAGCAGGGCGGGCCGGTGCGACTGGTGGCCCACCGCATCGCGGACGAGCTGCGCGCCTTCCCCAACGTGCGCTTCGTCCAGGTCCCCAAGCCCGCCAATGCCTATCTGCTCGGAGAGCCGCTCCTGGCCGCGGCGGGCAGGGCGTGGGCGCTGCGCACCCGCGCGGAGGGAGGGCGCGTGCTGGCCAACGGGGGCAACTGTGTCGTGCCCGGGACCAACTGGGTCCACTACGTCCATGGCGCCTATGCCTCCGAGCCCGTGGGCGGCGTGCTGCGACAACTCAAGGGACAGGCGAGTCGTCGCCTCTACCTGGGCGACGAGCGCAGGGCGCTGTGGCGCGCGAACGTCATCATCGCCAACTCGGAGCGGACTCGCGCGGACCTGGTCGCCGCGACCGGCGTCCCCGATGCACGCGTGCACGTCGTGTACTACGGCAGCGAAGCCGAGCGCTTCCACCCGGTGTCTCCGGAGGAGCGCGCCGCCGCGCGCGTATCGCTGGGGTGGCCCGGGCAGCGGCGCGTGGCGCTGTTCGTCGGGGCGCTGGGAGACCGTCGCAAGGGCTTCGATACGTTGTTCCAGGCCTGGGCGCGGCTGAACGCGCACGCGGATTGGGGCGTGGACCTCAAGGTCGTGGGCATGGGAGCGCAGCGCGAGCAATGGGAGCAGGAGGCGCGGGCGGCGGGCCTGTCCGAGCGCATCCAGTTCCTCGGCTTCCGTCGAGACGTCCCTGTCCTGCTGTCCGCGGCGGACCTGCTGGTGGCGCCGACCCGCTACGAGGCGTATGGGCTGGGTGTCCACGAGGCCCTGTGCGCCGGGCTCCCCGCGTTGGTGAGCCGCTCGGCGGGCGTGGCGGAGCGCTATCCCGCGACGCTCCGCGACCTCCTGCTGGAGGACCCGGACGACGTGGAGGGACTCGTGCGCGCCCTCGAAGCTTGGAAGGTGAACGCGGAGTCCTGGGCGCCCCACGTGGCGGCGTTGTCGGAGGTGCTCCGGGGCCAGTCGTGGGATGCCATGGCCGAGCGCATCGTGGAGGTCATGGAGCGCTTCGGGTGA
- a CDS encoding glycosyltransferase family 4 protein → MKRTRRLVTVSHSYVVALNRRLANEMARVGGESWDVTAIAPRSFHGDLSALSLQREAHEAARLEDVRAFFSRSLHLFVFGPELRAHLSRGVDLVHSWEEPYVLAGLEVALLTPRRVPLVFSTAQNLSKRYPPPFSLTERFVVERAAGWMAWGETVRETLLERPGYAARPSRAIPMGVAMEAFQPDRASGEDFLRELGWDPFGPPVVGYLGRFVPEKGLPLLMEALDTLQTPWRALFVGGGPLEEGLRGWASKHGDRVRVVTGVPHAGVPRALNAMDVLCAPSQTTPRWKEQFGRMLVEAFACGVPVLGSDSGEVPHTLGDAGLVLPESSPTAWSEALATLLESPARRRELSERGRERAATRFAWPVVARAHLDFFTEVLERR, encoded by the coding sequence TTGAAGCGGACTCGCCGGCTCGTCACCGTCTCCCATTCCTACGTCGTCGCGCTCAACCGACGACTGGCCAACGAGATGGCGCGCGTGGGAGGGGAGTCGTGGGACGTCACCGCCATCGCGCCCCGCTCCTTCCATGGTGACCTGAGCGCGCTCTCCCTCCAGCGGGAGGCCCACGAGGCCGCGAGGCTGGAGGACGTGCGCGCCTTCTTCAGCCGCTCCCTGCACCTGTTCGTCTTCGGCCCCGAGCTGCGCGCACACCTCTCGCGGGGCGTGGACCTGGTGCATTCCTGGGAGGAGCCCTACGTGCTGGCGGGGCTGGAGGTCGCGCTGCTCACGCCTCGCCGCGTGCCCCTGGTCTTCTCCACCGCGCAGAACCTCTCCAAGCGCTACCCACCCCCCTTCTCGCTCACGGAGCGCTTCGTCGTCGAACGCGCCGCGGGATGGATGGCCTGGGGCGAGACGGTGCGGGAGACACTGCTCGAACGGCCGGGCTATGCCGCCCGCCCCTCGCGCGCCATCCCCATGGGCGTGGCCATGGAGGCGTTCCAGCCCGACCGCGCAAGTGGAGAGGACTTCCTGCGCGAGCTGGGGTGGGACCCCTTCGGGCCGCCCGTCGTCGGCTACCTGGGGCGCTTCGTCCCCGAGAAGGGGCTGCCCCTGCTCATGGAGGCCCTCGACACGCTCCAGACGCCGTGGCGCGCGCTCTTCGTCGGCGGAGGCCCCTTGGAAGAAGGGCTGCGTGGCTGGGCCTCGAAGCACGGCGACCGGGTCCGCGTCGTCACGGGCGTGCCCCACGCGGGCGTCCCTCGCGCGCTCAACGCGATGGATGTGCTGTGCGCGCCCAGCCAGACGACGCCGCGATGGAAGGAACAGTTCGGGCGCATGCTCGTCGAGGCGTTCGCCTGCGGTGTCCCCGTGCTCGGCAGTGACTCGGGAGAAGTGCCGCACACCCTCGGCGACGCGGGCCTGGTGCTCCCGGAGTCGAGCCCCACGGCATGGAGCGAAGCGCTGGCGACGCTGCTGGAGAGCCCCGCGCGGCGCCGGGAGCTGTCGGAGCGGGGGCGCGAGCGCGCCGCCACCCGCTTCGCGTGGCCCGTGGTGGCACGCGCGCACCTGGACTTCTTCACCGAGGTCCTGGAGCGCCGCTGA
- a CDS encoding glycosyltransferase family 4 protein — protein sequence MRILFLNPVGVLGGAERALLDLMACLRRSAPDMSLHLLAGSTGPLLDEARALGVEARALPLPERLSVLGDSALRGRGVREAWRFARGLTPAPALLARYGLALRREVEALRPDVIHSNGIKTHLLSPFTVGLPSKRVWHVHDFLGERPLVRRALAALSRLADTAIANSHAVGDDTRAVLGRVLIHVVPNGVDVERFRPGPGDASRLDTLAGLPPASAGTPRVGLVATYARWKGHDVFLEAAAELTRLSPDASVRFYLVGAPLYQTAGSQFSEAELRGLISRQGLTGRVGLVPFQAQPQDIYRALDVFVHASTRREPFGLTIAEALACGRPSIVSRASGAAEALTDGEDALAIPPGDARALARAMHTLLSDAELRARLGSSARRTAVERFSRERYAREICSIYRSLVSEAR from the coding sequence GTGCGCATCCTCTTCCTCAATCCCGTGGGAGTCCTGGGAGGCGCCGAGCGCGCCCTGCTGGATTTGATGGCCTGCCTGCGCCGGAGCGCACCCGACATGTCGCTCCACCTGCTCGCGGGGAGCACCGGGCCGTTGCTGGACGAGGCCCGCGCGCTCGGCGTGGAGGCACGTGCGCTGCCACTGCCCGAGCGGCTGTCCGTCCTGGGTGACAGCGCGCTCCGCGGTCGGGGAGTCCGGGAGGCGTGGCGCTTCGCGCGCGGGCTGACTCCCGCCCCGGCGCTGCTCGCCCGCTATGGCCTCGCGCTGAGGCGGGAGGTCGAGGCGCTACGACCCGACGTGATTCACTCCAACGGCATCAAGACCCACCTGCTGAGTCCCTTCACGGTGGGGCTGCCGTCGAAGCGCGTCTGGCATGTCCATGACTTCCTGGGGGAGCGCCCCCTGGTCCGCCGTGCCCTGGCGGCGCTGTCCCGCCTGGCGGACACGGCCATCGCCAACTCGCACGCCGTCGGCGACGACACGCGGGCGGTGCTGGGGCGCGTGCTCATCCACGTCGTCCCCAACGGCGTGGACGTGGAGCGTTTCCGTCCCGGGCCCGGGGATGCCTCGCGGCTGGACACCCTCGCGGGGCTGCCACCCGCGTCCGCTGGAACCCCGCGCGTGGGGCTGGTGGCCACCTACGCGCGATGGAAGGGACACGACGTCTTCCTGGAGGCGGCCGCCGAGCTGACTCGACTGTCGCCCGACGCTTCCGTGCGCTTCTATCTGGTGGGCGCGCCGCTGTACCAGACGGCGGGCTCCCAGTTCAGCGAAGCGGAGCTGCGCGGACTCATCTCGCGGCAGGGGCTGACCGGGCGCGTGGGGCTGGTCCCCTTCCAGGCCCAACCCCAGGACATCTACCGCGCGCTGGATGTCTTCGTACACGCGAGCACGCGCAGGGAGCCCTTCGGCCTCACCATCGCGGAGGCGCTCGCGTGCGGGCGTCCCTCCATCGTCTCGCGCGCGAGTGGCGCCGCGGAGGCCCTCACGGATGGCGAGGACGCGCTGGCCATTCCACCAGGAGACGCGCGGGCGCTCGCGCGGGCGATGCACACGCTGCTCTCGGACGCCGAGCTCCGCGCGCGCCTGGGGTCCTCCGCCCGGCGGACCGCGGTCGAGCGGTTCTCCCGGGAGCGTTATGCCCGTGAGATTTGCTCCATCTATCGCTCGCTGGTGAGCGAGGCGCGCTGA
- a CDS encoding serine/threonine-protein kinase, which translates to MEHRDGVTVCPREVFRPGVAQAASYRGGAMDITIKRDDDATPAEVRPLVEGVPAAFAARMARWEESVTNDLLVGKPVGDYVLKRRIGSGGMGIVYEGEHAVIGRKVAIKILRPDFVEGGRTRDLAVEARAAASIRHRGIIDIHGFGTIPDVGQYLVMEYLDGSPLDEVIQQRAPLRESEVISILDALLSALAAAHSVGVIHRDLKPGNVFMVRESDGTESVKVLDFGIAKRSEAPYGSTPQTHASMMVGTPEYIAPEQACGQQVSPQTDLYAVGVIAFEMLTRRLPFEGDTPMSIVVQHVRKPAPPPSTHVSINRALELLVLRLLEKEPSARPPSAEVVRRELKLILAGMSGTVTQLTGPKVDGRAPAQQKPARADRRNRRLKAAPPPRRMSDSDIATHVIEAPTILLDATALDHAALGMSREQKLRRLSLGLVVLGALLAGGGCLLSSMRHSASSREETPVATSAPADVAPREEVGQGMGTLVLMVDGVVEEVIVDGKSYGKSHLFTLPEGTHRLEVRGGVDSASHSSLITILSGELTEHHVTLL; encoded by the coding sequence ATGGAGCACCGGGACGGAGTCACGGTGTGTCCGCGCGAGGTCTTCCGTCCTGGCGTGGCGCAGGCCGCCTCGTATCGCGGTGGCGCGATGGACATCACCATCAAGCGGGACGATGACGCGACGCCGGCCGAGGTCCGCCCGTTGGTGGAAGGCGTCCCGGCGGCCTTCGCGGCGCGGATGGCGCGGTGGGAGGAGTCCGTCACCAACGACCTGCTGGTGGGCAAGCCGGTGGGGGACTACGTGCTCAAGCGCCGCATCGGCAGCGGGGGCATGGGCATCGTCTACGAGGGCGAGCACGCGGTCATCGGCCGCAAGGTGGCCATCAAGATCCTCCGCCCCGACTTCGTCGAAGGGGGGCGTACCCGCGACCTCGCGGTGGAGGCTCGCGCAGCGGCGTCCATCCGTCACCGGGGCATCATCGACATCCACGGCTTCGGCACCATCCCGGACGTCGGGCAGTACCTGGTGATGGAGTACCTGGACGGCTCGCCGCTGGACGAGGTCATCCAGCAGCGCGCGCCGCTGCGGGAGTCGGAGGTCATCTCGATTCTCGACGCGTTGCTGAGCGCGCTGGCGGCGGCCCACTCGGTGGGCGTCATCCACCGGGACCTCAAGCCCGGCAACGTCTTCATGGTGCGCGAGAGCGACGGCACCGAGTCGGTCAAGGTGCTCGACTTCGGCATCGCCAAGCGCAGCGAGGCGCCCTACGGCAGCACGCCGCAGACCCACGCCAGCATGATGGTGGGCACCCCCGAGTACATCGCGCCGGAGCAGGCGTGTGGCCAGCAGGTGAGTCCCCAGACGGACCTCTACGCGGTGGGGGTCATCGCCTTCGAGATGCTCACGCGGCGGCTGCCGTTCGAGGGCGACACGCCGATGTCCATCGTCGTGCAGCACGTGCGCAAGCCCGCGCCTCCGCCCTCCACCCACGTGTCCATCAACCGCGCGCTGGAGTTGCTGGTGCTGCGGCTCCTCGAGAAGGAGCCCTCGGCGCGCCCGCCGTCCGCCGAGGTCGTGCGTCGCGAGCTGAAGCTCATCCTCGCGGGCATGAGCGGCACCGTCACGCAGCTCACCGGCCCCAAGGTCGATGGCCGCGCCCCGGCGCAGCAGAAGCCCGCGCGCGCGGACCGGCGCAATCGCCGCCTGAAGGCCGCGCCACCTCCGCGCCGCATGTCCGACTCGGACATCGCGACCCATGTCATCGAGGCGCCCACCATCCTCCTGGACGCGACGGCGCTCGACCACGCGGCCCTGGGCATGTCCCGTGAGCAGAAGCTGCGCCGCCTGTCGCTGGGGCTCGTCGTGCTGGGGGCGCTGCTCGCCGGTGGTGGCTGTCTGCTGTCCTCGATGCGCCACTCCGCCTCGTCACGAGAGGAGACCCCCGTCGCCACGAGCGCTCCCGCGGACGTCGCGCCGAGGGAGGAGGTGGGGCAGGGCATGGGCACGCTGGTGCTCATGGTCGATGGCGTCGTCGAGGAGGTCATCGTCGACGGCAAGAGCTACGGGAAGAGCCACCTGTTCACCCTCCCCGAGGGGACGCATCGCCTCGAGGTCCGAGGCGGCGTGGACAGCGCGTCGCACAGCAGCCTCATCACCATCCTGTCGGGCGAGCTCACCGAGCATCACGTGACGCTCCTGTGA
- a CDS encoding glycosyltransferase, giving the protein MSPSPFRLALLMDPREEGWPSMDLVGEALLEGLSAHPSEVSVVPLRPRIPELVRGLPRLGTRNAAFNADRLLTRFGAYPLQALRTRPRAEAFHVVDHTYAQLVHALPAARTGVFCHDLDAFRSVVEPEREPRPAWFRTMARLQLEGLRRAAIVFHATRAVREELLAHGLVDARRLVWAPYGASPEYRVEPVPGDRSDEVLAPLGGRPFLLHVGSSIRRKRLDVLFQVFAELRARHPELRLVQQGASLTAEQQELVKRLGIREALLQPGRQERATLAGLYRRASAVLLTSEAEGFGLPLIEALACGAPVVASDLPVLREVGAEACVYSPVADIAHWTRTVDSLLTQPGSGPSLASRLSRAARFTWSAHTRIVLDAYRRLLE; this is encoded by the coding sequence ATGTCTCCCTCCCCCTTCCGCCTCGCGCTGCTGATGGACCCTCGCGAGGAGGGCTGGCCCAGCATGGACCTCGTGGGGGAGGCGCTCCTCGAGGGACTGTCCGCGCACCCCTCGGAGGTCTCCGTCGTCCCGCTGCGCCCCCGCATCCCCGAGCTCGTCCGGGGACTGCCACGGCTGGGCACACGCAACGCCGCGTTCAATGCGGACCGGCTCCTGACCCGCTTCGGCGCCTATCCGCTCCAGGCCCTGCGGACAAGGCCACGGGCGGAGGCGTTCCACGTGGTCGACCACACCTACGCCCAGCTCGTCCACGCCTTGCCGGCCGCGCGCACGGGCGTCTTCTGCCACGACCTGGACGCCTTCCGCTCGGTGGTCGAGCCCGAGCGAGAACCACGGCCCGCCTGGTTCCGGACGATGGCCCGCCTCCAGCTCGAAGGACTGCGACGCGCCGCCATCGTCTTCCACGCCACGCGGGCCGTTCGCGAGGAGTTGCTCGCGCATGGCCTCGTGGACGCGCGCCGCCTCGTCTGGGCCCCGTATGGCGCGTCTCCCGAGTACCGCGTCGAGCCCGTCCCTGGAGACAGGAGCGACGAGGTGCTGGCGCCGCTGGGAGGCCGTCCCTTCCTGTTGCACGTGGGCAGCTCGATTCGCCGCAAGCGACTGGACGTCCTCTTCCAGGTCTTCGCCGAGCTGCGTGCCCGCCACCCCGAGCTTCGCCTCGTGCAACAGGGCGCGAGCCTGACGGCGGAGCAACAGGAGCTGGTGAAGCGGCTGGGGATTCGGGAGGCCTTGCTCCAGCCGGGCCGACAGGAGCGGGCCACGTTGGCCGGACTGTACCGCCGCGCGAGCGCCGTGCTCCTCACGAGCGAGGCGGAGGGCTTCGGACTCCCGCTCATCGAGGCGCTCGCCTGCGGTGCGCCCGTCGTGGCCAGCGACCTGCCCGTCCTCCGGGAGGTCGGCGCGGAGGCCTGCGTCTACAGCCCCGTCGCGGACATCGCCCACTGGACGCGGACCGTGGACTCGCTGCTGACCCAGCCCGGGTCGGGCCCCTCGCTCGCGTCCCGCCTGTCGCGCGCGGCCCGCTTCACGTGGAGCGCCCACACCCGGATCGTTCTCGACGCCTATCGACGACTGTTGGAGTGA
- a CDS encoding glycosyltransferase family 4 protein encodes MASPDVGHDPTAVSWHLLTGEYPPHPGGVSDYTALVARALAQRGQRVHVWAPGDDSGARDEEGVTVHRHPRLFTPLGLPYLTRELERCPSPRRLLLQYVPHAFGLKAMNLPLCAWFASRRRDERWVFFHEIVYPWHLTASPRHQLLAGVTRVMARTIAGTATRILVSIPTWRDHLPSHARARAEWCPIPSNLPTQVPPLALQQTRAELGEGPWLGHFGTHGPHITEALEKALVPLLRADVRRKGLLLGRGSRRFTEALTKRHRDLSHRLHARDDLAPDAVASHLAAMDLLLQPYPDGISTRRTSAMAGLALGLPILTMTGHLTESLWAESGAVALVDQGAPEVLIETAERLLGHPGQRAELGARAARLYRERFSLERTVETLLTPAT; translated from the coding sequence GTGGCCTCTCCCGACGTAGGACATGACCCGACCGCGGTCTCCTGGCACCTGCTCACCGGGGAGTACCCACCGCATCCGGGCGGCGTCAGCGATTACACGGCGCTCGTGGCGCGGGCCCTCGCACAGCGCGGACAGCGGGTCCACGTCTGGGCTCCCGGTGACGACTCCGGCGCGCGCGACGAGGAAGGCGTCACCGTCCACCGCCATCCCCGGCTCTTCACGCCCCTGGGCCTGCCCTATCTGACCCGAGAGCTGGAGCGGTGTCCGTCCCCGCGCCGGCTGCTGCTCCAGTACGTGCCCCACGCCTTCGGACTGAAGGCGATGAACCTGCCGCTGTGCGCCTGGTTCGCGTCGCGGCGCCGGGACGAGCGGTGGGTCTTCTTCCACGAAATCGTCTACCCCTGGCACCTCACCGCGTCTCCCAGACATCAGCTCCTCGCCGGTGTCACGCGGGTGATGGCGCGCACAATCGCGGGCACGGCGACGCGCATCCTCGTCTCCATCCCGACGTGGCGGGACCACCTTCCCTCGCACGCCCGCGCCCGCGCGGAGTGGTGTCCCATCCCCAGCAACCTCCCCACGCAGGTGCCCCCCCTGGCGCTCCAGCAAACGCGCGCGGAGCTCGGCGAGGGCCCCTGGCTGGGACACTTCGGCACCCATGGGCCGCACATCACGGAGGCGCTGGAGAAGGCCCTCGTCCCCCTGCTGCGCGCGGATGTCCGACGCAAGGGATTGCTGCTCGGGCGAGGCAGCAGGCGGTTCACGGAGGCGCTGACGAAGCGACACCGGGACCTCTCGCACCGACTCCACGCGCGTGACGACCTGGCCCCCGACGCCGTCGCGTCCCATCTGGCGGCCATGGACCTGCTGCTCCAGCCATACCCCGATGGCATCAGCACCCGCCGCACCAGCGCCATGGCCGGCCTCGCGCTCGGGCTCCCCATCCTCACGATGACGGGCCACCTCACCGAATCCCTCTGGGCCGAATCCGGAGCCGTCGCGCTCGTCGACCAGGGCGCCCCGGAGGTGCTCATCGAGACCGCTGAACGACTCCTCGGCCATCCCGGTCAGCGCGCCGAGCTGGGCGCGCGCGCCGCGCGACTCTACCGTGAGCGCTTCTCACTGGAGCGCACGGTCGAGACCTTGCTGACACCCGCCACGTAG
- a CDS encoding class I SAM-dependent methyltransferase encodes MPASQSLFRFLKREVLVGEHEVFHRTLREELEGSCESVLDVGCGANSPLGRCGHRIPHTVGVDGYAVSIERSRAARLHHEYHCMELMDIGQRFAPKSFDAVIALDVIEHFEKPEGYRLMEMMESLARKRVIIFTPNGFLPQDVWDNNVHQLHRSGWEVYDFELRGYRVTGMSGWKPLRGDFALPTVRPSRLGSRLSILTEPFATRFPQHAFQLLAVRDMEAS; translated from the coding sequence ATGCCCGCGAGCCAGTCCCTCTTCCGGTTTCTCAAGCGCGAGGTGCTCGTCGGCGAGCACGAGGTCTTCCACCGCACCCTGCGGGAGGAACTGGAGGGCTCCTGCGAGAGCGTGCTCGACGTCGGCTGTGGAGCGAACTCCCCCCTGGGCCGATGCGGGCACCGGATTCCGCACACGGTGGGCGTGGACGGCTACGCCGTGAGCATCGAGCGCAGCCGCGCCGCCAGGCTCCACCACGAGTACCACTGCATGGAGCTGATGGACATCGGCCAGCGCTTCGCGCCCAAGAGCTTCGACGCCGTCATCGCCCTGGACGTCATCGAGCACTTCGAGAAGCCGGAAGGCTACCGGCTCATGGAGATGATGGAGTCGCTGGCGCGCAAGCGCGTCATCATCTTCACGCCGAATGGCTTCCTCCCCCAGGACGTCTGGGACAACAACGTCCACCAGCTCCACCGCTCGGGCTGGGAGGTCTACGACTTCGAGCTGCGCGGCTACCGCGTCACCGGCATGAGCGGCTGGAAGCCCCTGCGCGGGGACTTCGCCCTCCCCACCGTGCGGCCCTCGCGACTCGGCAGCCGGCTGTCCATCCTCACCGAGCCCTTCGCGACGCGCTTCCCCCAACACGCCTTCCAGCTCCTCGCCGTCCGCGACATGGAAGCGTCCTGA
- a CDS encoding oligosaccharide flippase family protein, producing the protein MVVLIARTLASQGLRVVSALALSRMLFPADYGLFGIVAYAASLGVFLGDLGLSAALVRQPHEPTRDETFTIFWCHQALTALIVAAVCALAPRLTEGYALGTEAVPMVWVMALTLFLSSLRVIPLMALERALAFPAIARAELVENVAQVACTIGLAALGCGAWALVMGSVVRGVVGLGCIWWASPWRPVGAFRLDVLRRLVGFGLAFQLPPLVAALVAGWVPLMVGAVLGKEAVGLVNWAWALASTSMILSAVLNRVAFPAYCRLQEDPVGFAAYLKTSLRRLSAGLLAAIPLGVLGMPVLVPLFFGARWAPAVPLVQWFCLECLVVTLTGLLATAQNAGGRPWERLVVVVGVGAAKWGLGTWVLYRFGLEGIGPVGLGLALVEIWVTAWRVSRLNPALRGLVFQVVEPLLSVGALLGVASGIARMLVPEDAWLRWGAGGALFLLLVLAREWIPGLRSLLGELRDILAFVRERRAARATASPHPAS; encoded by the coding sequence ATGGTCGTGCTCATTGCGCGGACCCTCGCCTCACAGGGGTTGCGCGTGGTGAGCGCGCTGGCGCTCTCCCGCATGCTGTTCCCCGCGGACTACGGCCTCTTCGGCATCGTCGCGTACGCGGCCTCGCTGGGCGTGTTCCTGGGGGACCTGGGGCTGAGCGCGGCGTTGGTGCGCCAGCCGCACGAGCCCACGCGGGACGAGACCTTCACCATCTTCTGGTGTCACCAGGCGCTCACCGCGCTCATCGTCGCGGCTGTCTGCGCGCTCGCGCCCCGGCTCACGGAGGGCTACGCGCTGGGCACGGAAGCGGTGCCCATGGTGTGGGTGATGGCGCTGACGTTGTTCCTGTCTTCGCTGCGAGTGATTCCCCTGATGGCCCTGGAGCGCGCGCTCGCCTTCCCCGCGATTGCCCGCGCGGAGCTGGTGGAGAACGTGGCGCAGGTGGCCTGCACCATCGGCCTGGCGGCCCTGGGGTGTGGGGCGTGGGCGCTGGTGATGGGCTCGGTGGTCCGAGGCGTGGTGGGGCTGGGATGCATCTGGTGGGCATCGCCCTGGCGCCCGGTGGGCGCGTTCCGCCTGGACGTGCTGCGGCGTCTGGTGGGATTCGGGCTGGCGTTCCAGCTTCCTCCGTTGGTGGCGGCGCTGGTGGCGGGGTGGGTGCCGCTGATGGTGGGGGCGGTGCTCGGCAAGGAGGCGGTGGGGCTGGTGAACTGGGCCTGGGCGCTGGCCTCCACGTCGATGATCCTCAGCGCGGTCCTCAACCGTGTCGCCTTCCCGGCCTACTGCCGGTTGCAGGAGGACCCCGTCGGCTTCGCGGCGTACCTGAAGACCTCGCTGCGGAGGCTGTCGGCGGGGCTGCTCGCGGCGATTCCCCTGGGGGTCCTCGGCATGCCGGTGCTGGTGCCACTCTTCTTCGGCGCGCGGTGGGCGCCAGCGGTGCCGCTGGTGCAGTGGTTCTGCCTGGAGTGCCTCGTCGTCACGCTGACAGGGCTGTTGGCCACGGCGCAGAACGCGGGCGGGCGTCCGTGGGAGCGGCTGGTGGTCGTGGTGGGCGTGGGCGCGGCGAAGTGGGGCCTGGGGACGTGGGTGCTGTATCGCTTCGGCCTGGAGGGGATAGGCCCGGTGGGGCTGGGGCTCGCGCTGGTGGAGATCTGGGTGACCGCGTGGCGTGTGTCGCGGCTCAACCCCGCGCTGCGGGGGCTGGTGTTCCAGGTGGTGGAGCCATTGCTCTCCGTGGGGGCGCTCTTGGGGGTGGCGAGCGGGATCGCACGGATGCTGGTCCCCGAGGACGCCTGGCTGCGCTGGGGGGCGGGAGGGGCGCTGTTCCTGTTGCTGGTCCTGGCGCGGGAGTGGATTCCTGGATTGCGCTCGCTCCTGGGCGAGCTTCGCGACATCCTGGCGTTCGTGAGGGAGCGGAGGGCCGCGCGCGCGACGGCCTCGCCGCACCCGGCATCGTGA
- a CDS encoding glycosyltransferase family 2 protein, with translation MTKPDLVISIVNHSNPELLHDCLRTLYATTREVSFEVWIVDNATDGRGVEAMRRDFPQVRWLFNTERKGFSANHNQVLRQAQGRYICIFNDDTIVHEGAFDSLVRFMDENPRVGMAGARLLNADGTIQNCTFRDMSLPGQLFDLVFLPRPLHFLKRMEIDPAQYGHEEARVRWVLGACIAVREETLAEVGLLDEQLSPLGNTEDTDWCVRAWKAGWEVAFCPEAVITHLSSRSFRPSATGPDKVRIELWRTRVAYFRKHHGPLHEWAMRAILVGTLPYNALVLTQTLLRGRMAPAEYRRQLSTFLRISEMGLRARV, from the coding sequence ATGACGAAGCCCGACCTGGTCATCTCCATCGTCAACCACAGCAACCCCGAGCTGCTCCACGACTGCCTGCGCACGCTGTACGCGACGACGCGCGAGGTGAGCTTCGAGGTGTGGATCGTCGACAACGCCACGGATGGGCGCGGCGTGGAGGCGATGCGGCGCGACTTCCCCCAGGTGCGCTGGCTTTTCAACACCGAGCGCAAGGGCTTCTCCGCCAATCACAACCAGGTGCTGCGTCAGGCGCAGGGGCGCTACATCTGCATCTTCAACGACGACACCATCGTCCACGAAGGGGCGTTCGATTCGCTGGTCCGTTTCATGGATGAGAACCCGCGCGTGGGGATGGCGGGCGCGCGGCTCTTGAACGCGGATGGCACCATCCAGAACTGCACCTTCCGGGACATGTCGTTGCCGGGGCAGCTGTTCGACCTGGTGTTCCTGCCCCGCCCGCTGCACTTCCTGAAGCGGATGGAGATCGACCCCGCGCAGTACGGGCACGAGGAGGCCCGGGTGCGCTGGGTGCTGGGCGCGTGCATCGCCGTGCGAGAGGAGACGTTGGCGGAGGTGGGGCTGCTCGATGAGCAGCTCTCGCCGCTGGGCAACACGGAGGACACGGACTGGTGTGTCCGGGCGTGGAAGGCGGGCTGGGAGGTGGCCTTCTGTCCCGAGGCGGTGATTACGCACCTGTCGAGCCGCTCGTTCCGTCCCTCGGCGACGGGACCGGACAAGGTGCGCATCGAGCTGTGGCGCACGCGGGTGGCGTACTTCCGCAAGCACCACGGCCCGCTGCACGAGTGGGCGATGCGCGCCATCCTGGTGGGGACGCTGCCCTACAACGCGCTGGTGCTGACGCAGACACTGTTGCGTGGGCGGATGGCGCCGGCTGAATACAGACGTCAGCTCTCCACCTTCCTGCGCATCTCCGAGATGGGGCTGCGGGCCCGGGTGTGA